The following DNA comes from Desulfobacterales bacterium.
GAGGCGCTTGTTGAAAAAGAGGGCATATCCCGGCAGGATATCAAACAAGCCCTCCGCAAGCAGAAAAAAATCGGGGAAATTCTGATCGAAGATGGCAAAATTGACGAAAAAACGCTGGATAAAATCGTCGCTCTTCAGGAAAAAAGCCGCTCGGCATACCGTAAAACTAGTATCCGGATCGATGTCAATAAAATCAATTACCTGGTAAACCTTGCGGAAGAAATCGGTATCGGTCTGTCAAAACTTGAGAAGCTGCTGTACGAGCCTGGCCATGTCAACCTGAATGATATCGAGCAGGAACTGGAAAATCTGACCAAGGTGAATCAGGAATTTCAACAACGGGTTACCAACGTCAGGATGTTTCCCCTTGAAGGCACCTTCACCCGATATCTGCGCCTGGCCAGAGATACAGCATGCGAGCAGAACAAACAGATTAAAGTCGTTCTTTCCGGCGTTGATACCGAGCTGGATAAAGAAATCATCGAATACATTACCGATCCACTCAAGCATATTGTCCGAAACTGCGTAGATCACGGGATTGAACCGCCGGAAGAACGAATCGCCGCCGGCAAACCGCCGGAAGGCCGTCTGGACTTCCGGGCCTACCAGAGAAGCGGAAAAATTTACGTGGAGATCAGTGATGACGGCCGGGGACTCAACGTTGAAAAAATCCGTCAGCGTGCCATTGAACAGGGGCTCATTACGGCGAAACAACCCCTGGATAACGATGCGCTCCTAGAATGTATCTGCCGACCCGGATTTTCAACCGCCTCTTCAGTCACGCCAATGTCGGGTAGAGGCGTAGGACTGGACGTGGTCAAAACCCAGGTGGAACGGCTCGGGGGAATCCTCAGGGTCAACACGCAGCCCGCAAAAGGCACCACCTTTACCCTGGCACTTCCCCTGACCTATGCGCTGACCCATTCGCTGCACCTGATATGCCGTGAGCGATCGTTTCTGATTCCTATCTGGGGGGTCGTCGCCACCGAACGGTTCAATCCTGCCCGGATAAAAACGTTCGGGGCCGATGAAACCCTGTATAAATTCAGAGAGAACTATATCCCCCTGATGGACATACCCCAATTTTTCGATTTAACCAGAAAAAATACCCCCCTGTCAGGCAACATACTGGTATTTATCGATACCGGAAAAAAGCAGTTCGCGCTTATCGTCGATGATGTACTCGATCCACATCAGGTAGTCGTTAAAACCCTTGAAACCAATTACCGGAGCGTTCAAGGCGTCTCAGGTGCCACCATACTGAGTGATGGTTCTGTGGCGCTGGTTTTAGATCTCTTGGGACTTGAAGAAATGTTCTTTAAACAACCTTCTTATTCAGGGAGTGAGACATGATGATCATAAAATGGCTGGTCTTTTTATTGAACAGGTGCGATCAGAATGCGGCCATGCCGGAACATTGGAGGCGTGAAGGAACGCTTGCCGATGTGTTACCCATTAAAAAATTCCTGTCCGTAACCGTGGTAAGCATCTGTCTGACCGGGGTATCGTTTCCCGCTTACGCTCAACAGGCGATCGACAATGGCTATGTCGGATCTACATCATGTCAGCCCTGTCACAAAGCACAGTATGAAAATTTTCAAACCTATGCCCGGAAGAGCAAATCGTTTGACAGTGTGCGAAAAATGTCAAATGGGCTGACCCCCGATGAGATCAAGAATTGCTACACGTGTCACTGTACCGGCTTTGGAAAAGCCGGCGGGTTTATCAGCGAAGACAAAACCCCGGAACTCAAGGACGCCGGATGCGAGGTCTGTCATGGGCCGGGTCAGCGACATATTAAAACCCGGAACCCCGATCACATTTTAAAAGAGGTGACGATTCAAATATGCCAGGAATGTCATACCGAAGACAGGGTAACATCTTTTCGATACACACCGGTAATTCATGCAGGGTGCCATTAAACGGGAGGGTGCACGGATGATCACTATTTTTAACAAACTGCTGAGACGGACAAGGTTGCGCGGCAAGATACTGGTTACCACCATTGTCATCGTCGTATTCTTTATGGGATTGAGTCTGGTTCAAAGCCTCTCCCTGCACAAACAGACCGCCATGGATCAGCTGGCCAATTTTTCGAACGATCTGATCGGAAACACCTACAGCACGGTCAGGTCCTCGATGATCGTCGGCCAAAGCAATATCGTAAAAACCCAGTTAAAAGATATCAAAAACAACATGGGCGGTGTACATTTTTACATTACCGATTTCAAAAAACTCATCTCCTATGCGTCTGAAGACAAGCGGATCGATCAGAATATGAACCGGTTTTTCGGTAACGATGAACTGAGTCAGGCACTGGATCAATCCTTGAAAACGGGAATCGCCCCGGAGAGGTCCTGGCAGGAACTCGATACCAACATCCCCTTTTTGACAACCATAAAACCCATTTTAAATGAATCGGCCTGTTTTCACTGCCACGGCTCCAGCCGCAAGATTCTGGGCGCAATGGTCATCAAACAGCCCGTCACAGGGATATATACCGCCATCCGCAACTCTCGAAACGAACTGATTCTGTATTTTGCAGGATCTCTGGTCGGGCTGGTACTGATTATCAATTTCATGTTTTCCAAACTGGTGACGCAACGCATCCGCAGCCTCGAAGAACAGGCCAATAAACTTGCCGCGGGTGATATCAACATAACGGCCGATGATGACTATATCGATTCGATCGGAAGGCTTGCCCGCAATTTCAATTTAATGGTCAAAAATATCAAAGACCGGATGGAATACGCCAACAGCCTGAAACTGGGAATTTCAGATCCCTTCTTCATGGCCGATCCGGAAATGAAAATCACTTATTTTAATGCCGCCGCTGAGCAAATGACCGGCATACCGGCCGGCCAGGCAATCGGTAAAACCTGTCAGGAAGTGTTTGGGACAACCACAAGCAGCCCGTTCAAAAAAGTCATTGAAACGGGGACTGCACTTCTCGGCCAGCGCATCACCGTAACAGATTCAAACGGCCGCGAGATACCGGTGATGACCAGCGCTTCTCTGCTGCGCGATTCATCCGGCAAAATTCTGGGGGGATTTGAAATAATCCGCGATCTGACCACTGAAGTCGAAGCGGAAAACCGGCTGCAGGAAGCCTATCTCAGAGAAGAAAAAGCCAAACAGGCCATGGAAGACAAAGTCCATGAACTGTCCGAAATTCTTGCCCGGGTCGGGCAGGGGGATTTTACCATGAGAGCGGCTGAGACCGGCGCCAATGATGCCATGGACATCCTGACCACCCGCATCAACAAAACGCTGGACGGCATCGTCTCTCTGATTACCCAGGTCAAATCCCATATCATACCGGTTTTGAAAGGGATCATGCAGATTTCTCAGGGCAATCAGAGTCTGTCCCAGCGAACGAAGCAACAGGCCTCGGTCATGGAGGAAATCAGCTCCACCCTGGAACAGCTGGTTTCCAACACCTCCCAAAACCTGAACAATACCCGCCATGCCGATACGCTTTCCAAAGAGGCGCTCGATGTGGCCAAAGCCGGCGGAAAACAAATCGAAAAGACGGCACGGGCCATGGTTGAAATGTCGGAGGCCAGCAAAAAAATCGTTGAAATGATGGACCTGATCAACGAAATCACGTTCCAGACCAACCTGCTGTCGATCAATGCGGCCATCGAGGCAGCCCGGGCCGGAGAGCAGGGGCGGGGTTTTGCCGTGGTCGCCAACGAAGTCAGAAACCTCGCCAAGAGAAGCACCGCAGCGTCCAAAAACATTAAGGATCTGGTCCGCGAAATTTTAAATACGGTAACAAAATCCGGGGAATGGGTCGAAGAGCTGAAAACCAGCTTCGCCAAGATCATGACGACAGCGGAACAGGTCTCTATCGCCTTAAATAACGTATCTGTAGGCACGGAAGAAAGCGCCACCGGCATCGAACAAATCAGTGAAGGAACCGCCAGAGAACTCGTGGAAGTCAACGAGCAGAATGCCGTTTTTGTCGATGAAATCGCCCGGGAAACGCAAAAGCTCAAAGAAAAGTCTGAACAGCTTAAAAATATCACCGAGATTTTCAATCTGGGTGAAACGAATCAACCGGATGAGTTGGACGACTCCGGGTACACGGACACACGAAACGCATTTTCTTTTTCCGGAAAGGAGAAACGGTCACCCATACCTTTCGGAGATTCCCTTCAAAAAAATATTATCCATAAATCCAACATCGATCATTTAAAAAATGACCTGCTGGAAGACGACTTTGAAGAAGAATTCGAGGAATACTGATGGTGGAAGCCCAATATGTTGTTTTCTCAATCAATGAGCAGATTTTCGGAATTGAAATTTCAAAAATAAAAGAAGTCCTGAGCTATCGGAAGATTACGCCTCTGCCCCATGTCCAGGGGTTTGTCAAAGGGATCATCAACCTCAGGGGCATGATTCTTCCGGTATTTGATCTGGGCAAAAAATTTAATTTTGTCAGAGGTGACTACAGCCCCTACCATGTGATTATCGTGATGGAAATATCCGGAAGGGTGATGGGCGTCATCGTTGATGAAATAACCGATGTTGTCGAAATTTTTTCTGAAGAGCTCCAGACCACGGAAAACCTTCCCACCACGCTTCGACGGGACTACCTCAACGGGGTCGGAAAAAAGAACGACGAGATGATCATTCTCCTGAATATCGATCGGCTGCTCAGCCCGGAAGAACTTGAACTGGCGGATGCAACGTAGCGACCGGATTTTACAGGAAAAAAAATAACATGAACGAATTTTACAGCAAAAACCTTGAAAAAAATGTGACCATGCTCCGAGCCGGTGAGTATCATGCATCCGCCAGGGGGGAAATTCTTTATGCCATCCCGGGTTCGTGCATGTCCTCGTGTATCTGTAATACCAGAAACAAAATCGGGGGCATGAATCATTATCTGCTTCCCAACATGATCCATCCCGAAGAAATACTGACCTCCGATGTCGGCAGATACGGAATGTATTCCATGGAGCTGCTAATCGGAGACCTGATTAAATCAGGTACTCAGCGTAAAAATCTGGTGGCGGCAATGTACTCAATTTCAGATCCGGCGACGATGCGATCATGGAGTCAACTATCCGATTTGCCAGAAAATATCTGGCGCTCGAGCAGATTCCAGCCATCAGCCAGGACCTCGGAGGCAAGGTATTCATCGCTCCCGGAGGAAAACACATGAGGCTCGCCCGGGATTCACGAGGATATTTTATCCGGATCGATCCGTCTCCGCCGCGACTTCACCAACGCCCCTCTATCGATATTTTATTTCATTCGGTTACAACGCATGCAGACAAACAGGACAGCGCCGACGGGCTTCTCGCCATGCGGAAGGCAGGCGCCGCCTATACCATCGCTCAGGATAAAGGCAGCTGTGTGGTGTTCGGCATGCCTAAAGAGGCGATTAAACGGGGGCCGCCGCCGATACGGCTCCACCGGAACCCATCCCGGGGTTGATTCTGGCAAATGGGCACCGATAACCACACTATTTATCACTGAACGAGGCTCAACCGGATTATGGCGACCATATTGATTATTGATGACAGCAAGCTCATCGCCCATGTGGCAAAAAACATTTTATCCAAAAGAGGTCATCGTGTTCTGCTGGCCCCGAATGGAGAAACCGGACTGCAAATTGCACAAAACCAGTACCCCGATTTGATTCTTCTGGATCTGGTAATGCCCGGCATCGATGGTTATGAAGTCTGCAGGCGTATCAAAAAAAATGCTTCAACCGGAGACATCCCGATTATCATGCTGACCTCCAAAGGCGAATCGGCTGATAAAGTCAGAGGACTTGAACTCGGGGCATCCGATTATGTCACCAAGCCTTTTGATGAAGCAGAGCTGGTGGCCCGGACCAATACGCACCTGAAAATCAAGGAGCTTTGTGAAAGCCTGCAGGGAAAAAACCGCCAGCTTCTGGAGATGGCCACCCGTGACGGATTGACCGGGTTGTTTAATCACCGGTATTTTCAGGATGCGGTCACAAAGGATATCAAACGGGCAATGCGGTATCACGAATCGTTATCATGCGTAATGTTTGACATCGACCTTTTTAAAAAATTCAATGATACCTATGGCCACCAGACCGGAGATATGGTTCTAAAAACGCTGGGGCAACTGATACAGCATAATAAGCGGGACAGCGATCTGGCCGCCAGATACGGAGGGGAAGAATTCGCCCTGCTGCTGTATCATACCATTTCCGCCGATGCGATTACGATTGCGGAGCGACTCCGCAAGGCCGTGGAAAAGCATGAATTCAAAGCGTATGATTTGATATTGAAGGTGACCATCAGTTTTGGCATTGCCACCTATCCCCATCCGGATATCATGGATGCCAAATCATTGATCGAATGCGCCGACAAGGCGTTGTATCGGGCCAAAGAAGGCGGCAGAAATCAGGTAATCTGTGATCTGGGCTGAGCCCCATGCGGGATACAAGTTTTCTTCTGTACATTTTAAATAAATTTCAGAAAGTTGAACTATCCTTTCAGATATGCTATAGAACAATTTCGTTTATTTCTGAATAAAACAGCGACTCGATCGCTGTTGTTAAGGAGACAATGGAAAACACGCATAAGATTCTATTTGAAAAGCCTGACCTTTCCCGGCTGCTGCCTCACAATACGGTAGTGGACCTGCACTTTCATTCTCACTATTCTGACGGCATCAATTCCATTGATGACATTGCCCGAAAAGCAGCCGAATTCGGTATCGGGATAGCCATTACAGACCATAAC
Coding sequences within:
- a CDS encoding chemotaxis protein CheA, producing the protein MNDTDETLQIFFAEAEDLFKIAEESLLRLEDSPGPGPDVEELFRALHTLKSGSAMVGFETVSECAHLIENLLDRIRNNELTISKPLISFLLKGVDLIREMVDRSAEGRPAASPETITDFKNQLSRFPGNDAIPDPETSPPQETGPAPYAAPSKKNLPAKSAAPAPTADRPSDSCRYYRINLQFKRNFFDCGQDPLILLRNLGDLGDTIEIVADISQIPRYDDLIPCELYIIWKLVLKTTAPQSELEDIFIFVRSENRIDIDDITNHYQNDVDLQAANLTIGEALVEKEGISRQDIKQALRKQKKIGEILIEDGKIDEKTLDKIVALQEKSRSAYRKTSIRIDVNKINYLVNLAEEIGIGLSKLEKLLYEPGHVNLNDIEQELENLTKVNQEFQQRVTNVRMFPLEGTFTRYLRLARDTACEQNKQIKVVLSGVDTELDKEIIEYITDPLKHIVRNCVDHGIEPPEERIAAGKPPEGRLDFRAYQRSGKIYVEISDDGRGLNVEKIRQRAIEQGLITAKQPLDNDALLECICRPGFSTASSVTPMSGRGVGLDVVKTQVERLGGILRVNTQPAKGTTFTLALPLTYALTHSLHLICRERSFLIPIWGVVATERFNPARIKTFGADETLYKFRENYIPLMDIPQFFDLTRKNTPLSGNILVFIDTGKKQFALIVDDVLDPHQVVVKTLETNYRSVQGVSGATILSDGSVALVLDLLGLEEMFFKQPSYSGSET
- a CDS encoding cytochrome c family protein, whose amino-acid sequence is MMIIKWLVFLLNRCDQNAAMPEHWRREGTLADVLPIKKFLSVTVVSICLTGVSFPAYAQQAIDNGYVGSTSCQPCHKAQYENFQTYARKSKSFDSVRKMSNGLTPDEIKNCYTCHCTGFGKAGGFISEDKTPELKDAGCEVCHGPGQRHIKTRNPDHILKEVTIQICQECHTEDRVTSFRYTPVIHAGCH
- a CDS encoding methyl-accepting chemotaxis protein — its product is MITIFNKLLRRTRLRGKILVTTIVIVVFFMGLSLVQSLSLHKQTAMDQLANFSNDLIGNTYSTVRSSMIVGQSNIVKTQLKDIKNNMGGVHFYITDFKKLISYASEDKRIDQNMNRFFGNDELSQALDQSLKTGIAPERSWQELDTNIPFLTTIKPILNESACFHCHGSSRKILGAMVIKQPVTGIYTAIRNSRNELILYFAGSLVGLVLIINFMFSKLVTQRIRSLEEQANKLAAGDINITADDDYIDSIGRLARNFNLMVKNIKDRMEYANSLKLGISDPFFMADPEMKITYFNAAAEQMTGIPAGQAIGKTCQEVFGTTTSSPFKKVIETGTALLGQRITVTDSNGREIPVMTSASLLRDSSGKILGGFEIIRDLTTEVEAENRLQEAYLREEKAKQAMEDKVHELSEILARVGQGDFTMRAAETGANDAMDILTTRINKTLDGIVSLITQVKSHIIPVLKGIMQISQGNQSLSQRTKQQASVMEEISSTLEQLVSNTSQNLNNTRHADTLSKEALDVAKAGGKQIEKTARAMVEMSEASKKIVEMMDLINEITFQTNLLSINAAIEAARAGEQGRGFAVVANEVRNLAKRSTAASKNIKDLVREILNTVTKSGEWVEELKTSFAKIMTTAEQVSIALNNVSVGTEESATGIEQISEGTARELVEVNEQNAVFVDEIARETQKLKEKSEQLKNITEIFNLGETNQPDELDDSGYTDTRNAFSFSGKEKRSPIPFGDSLQKNIIHKSNIDHLKNDLLEDDFEEEFEEY
- a CDS encoding chemotaxis protein CheW, with the protein product MVEAQYVVFSINEQIFGIEISKIKEVLSYRKITPLPHVQGFVKGIINLRGMILPVFDLGKKFNFVRGDYSPYHVIIVMEISGRVMGVIVDEITDVVEIFSEELQTTENLPTTLRRDYLNGVGKKNDEMIILLNIDRLLSPEELELADAT
- a CDS encoding chemotaxis protein CheB; translated protein: MRLARDSRGYFIRIDPSPPRLHQRPSIDILFHSVTTHADKQDSADGLLAMRKAGAAYTIAQDKGSCVVFGMPKEAIKRGPPPIRLHRNPSRG
- a CDS encoding diguanylate cyclase, with translation MATILIIDDSKLIAHVAKNILSKRGHRVLLAPNGETGLQIAQNQYPDLILLDLVMPGIDGYEVCRRIKKNASTGDIPIIMLTSKGESADKVRGLELGASDYVTKPFDEAELVARTNTHLKIKELCESLQGKNRQLLEMATRDGLTGLFNHRYFQDAVTKDIKRAMRYHESLSCVMFDIDLFKKFNDTYGHQTGDMVLKTLGQLIQHNKRDSDLAARYGGEEFALLLYHTISADAITIAERLRKAVEKHEFKAYDLILKVTISFGIATYPHPDIMDAKSLIECADKALYRAKEGGRNQVICDLG